In the Glycine max cultivar Williams 82 chromosome 6, Glycine_max_v4.0, whole genome shotgun sequence genome, GTCCGAAATTGTCAACATAATTCTTTATCACAAGCAAAGAAAATTCTAAAATGggctaaataaattatattttaccagGTTGATGATAAGCATTTATGTTGACAAGGGAGGCATAAATTCCTACTGCTCGTTCATAGAGCCCAATAAGAGCACCAACTGTTCTTGGTGTCACTTCTTGTACAGTAACTGTGATGGACTCTCGGTTATTGGCATACAAAGCCGACCTTGTTCCCTATAGAAAGTCCAATTTTAGCATGAAGGGAACAAACAACACCCTAACAACAGTCTTGAACAAAACTATCAAATTCagtaagaaaatatacttgattaGTTGATCAGACCTGTAGCATACCAAACAAGTAGTCACCACATGTGACACCAGGTTCAAGTTCCCAATCATGACCGGGGGGTCTATCACGTAGCACCTCAATGAATGTCACAAAGAAATTGTGTACACCTTCCCTCAATTGTTGAATATAGCTGCAAGGGGGTAAAGGTTTACCAGACATTAATcagtaatatatttaaaaaaactagtaTGAAAACTCACGCATGTTGATCTGTGCTTCCTTTGTTTCCATAGACACTAATTCCTTGATTAACCTATACAATCCAAAAGTTCAGAAGTCAGATTCTGATGTATCATTAATTCAGAAGGGTTTGAAGCATCTCTaagacaaaactcaaaacaTAATAAATGTGATATAGCAGCAAGAAAGATCCATCGTAGTCGAAAAAATAGGATCCATTGTTAACAATGTCTGGTCAAGTTAATCGTGTCAGATGTGAGGCAAGTGGGCTCCACATGAAAGCATGACAATGTATACAAGACAGCAACACAAATCATGAAatcaagaattaaaaatgaCAGGCCATAGAGTTCGTTAGGCTACTTCCTGGTGTAGGCACGGCTGTAAACTTAATTAAAGATATCTAAAAATTCATCCAAAAATACAGGGCAGACTACAGAGTACAAAGATGttatttagatttgatgtaTAAAAGAATAAGACATACCCGATTACCATCCAAGTCAAACTCCTTGCCTAGAGATTCCATGACCAGCTGCTGCAAGTATCTACTGAATAATAACAGGCTGTCCTTGTACGGAAGAATAACCATATCCTACAgaataagaaggaaaagaaaacgaTGAGAAATagtcaaataaaacataagacaGACGCTAACCGATCATAATTCTCACCTTGGATCCTACACCATCTGTAGCCCAATACCAACATAAAGCCAGCAGAGCTGCAGGGTTATTCCTTAACTGCAAAAATGCATATATTACTGGAGATGTAATTAGTTTCACGCCTATTTCCATACACTTAAAGCCCAAGCCACATACATGTATTTGTCACATGAAGCGTCGATAGTACTTAAGGTATGGCATTGGCAAATCATGAAGTATGAAGAAGCTCTAAGTATGGTACAACTCATGCATTATCATACATGAAAATCCTTCAATTACTAGTGCACAACTCTGAAAGAAATATTtagatacaacaacaacaacaataacagcGACAAGctgacaacaaaaaaaaatggtgagAAACTGATGTATACCACAGTACTTCTATTAGCCTCATCCATCAATGATGCACCGGCAAGCATTTCTCTAATATCAATGCCCTAAATCAAAGAGCATTATAAGAAAACATGAAATGTCaatgtaaataataaataatgacttTACATTTATGGCCACTTACCTGAAGGGATGCTGGAAGCAGGCCAACTGCAGACATCTCTGACGTTCTACCTCCCACCCAATCAAACATAGGAAATCTAGCTAACCAGCCCTCAATTCTGGCAGTGTTATCCAACAAAGAATTTTCTTGTGTAATAGCAACACCCTGCATTATAGCACGAATTAGTGATTGTGACAATTTCCACAAATTGAAACTGACAGTAGACGTGCAAGTGATGCAGGATCAATATCATATGGATTTTCTTAACAgtcaaaacagaaaatgaattgATCAAAGTAGAAATTTTCCAGTAAATATTgcttctaattataaattaatacataaaaCCATAATTATCTTACTATTAGTAAACTAGGTAGTTTTCCacaactctaaaaaaaataagtgcaACATAACTACAGAAGTTTCAACTATTGCTAGACAATGCAAGCaaatctataaaataaaaaataaaaataaaaagtataggagacagaaaattgaaattttgagaATCTTCATACTGGTTAAAGTAGATCAATCCAGATACGATTAGTTTTTTCACCCTCATAAAACTATCACCCACGATTCTAGCACCATAATACTATGTAGTATCTGAACTTCTGATTCAAACGTAGTAATGTGTTATAATATggggaaataaaaatatataaaagtgaaaACCTGAGATTAAACCTGTTTTGGAAAATTCAAGCCTGCTTCACGAAAGGCCTTCTGCACTTCCAATAAACCATTTCTAGTCTCTGGGGTACCTCCACTCTGAAGATAATCAAAattctcaagtcaaaacatgcTCTCTGACTGATTATAACATcataatcaaacaaacaaaaaaaagaacaatCTCAATACAGACCTTTgaaatcacaatcacaagtGTTGAAGCTAGCTCCGACCCAAGCTGTGCAATCTGATGATCAATTCCAGCAGGATCCGTGTTGTCCACAAATCTTATCTGTGGTAGAGAagtgaagaaggcaaagtcatCATTAAATCCTTGTGAGAAACGAAATAACTGAATTAACAAATGAGGAGCAAATTTCCCATGCATTACTTATTCTTCCAATTTAGCATTAATGATTTCTCAGGaggaaaattattagataatatAATCCTCAACTACTACGTGTCCATAGTTCCAAccaatttctatatttttttttatccatgagAATTGAAGACTGTGTCAGGGGATTACAATAACTCAGACACCTTGCTCAACCAGCTGAGCTAGACCCCTTAGTCCCAACCAATTTCTACATGTTACTTAATTGAGTTTTTTCAATTTACATGAAAGTATTAATAACACTCGACTACATGTCAAGTAAAAATTATTTGGGACCATGCTGTTCCAGACCCGGaccatgtaataatttctcgAACAATAGAgctagaaagataccttgagtGGAGGATTATCAGGTGCCAATGCTTCTGCAACAAACTGTGGTCCAAGAGCAGAACCTCCAATTCCCACGGACAATATTTGCGTAAATCGACCCTCCGGAGAAGAAGGAGGCTTAATCTGCCAAAGTACATTCCATTATTCCCACACACAAATCACCAAAAACTtaaacaaaatccacaacagtTGAGTTTTTGTTAGACTATTAGTTTTCGTTAGCAGAGGGGAACGAACCCGCAAGCTTTTCcctctttccttctcccttaGCCATCCAAAGCACAACAGTTGAGTTAACAAAAGAAGGAGAAGTGACTGAACTGACCTTACCACTGACGACGTCGTTAGCGAACTTGCAAACAGCGTCGAGTGTGTTCTCAATCTGCGTCTTGAGGAACGCGGTTGGCGCGCGCTTAGGGTCCCTCAGCCAATAGTGCCCCACCATGCGACCCTCGTCGGGATTCGCGATCGCACCTTTCTCCAACTCCTCCATCGCCCGAAACGCCGCTTCGAAACAGGGCTCCATTTCCTTAACGAACTCATCGCTGAACCCGACCCGACTCACATCCAAGTAAATCCCAAGTTCCTTGTGCTGGTACAGCCAATCCACGTATCTCCGCCACAGCGCGCGCGGATCTTTCTCCAACCCCTTCTTCATCGCCGCCAATGCTCCGTCGGAAACCTCACGAGCCACCGCACGAGGAGGGGGCGCGAGGCTGAGAGTCCGATCGGCGCGGCGGGCGGGGAAGGACACGTGGTCTTTGCGGAGAGGGTCGGTCAACGATGGGGATTGGTTCGGGAATTTTTTGAGAGTTGGGGAAGAGGAGCAAATGCCTGAGAGTGATGCCATGGTTTTGTTTAGAGATCGCAGTTGAACGTTGAAACCGAGGATTTTTACGTTAGGAGCATGATATTTTTGGAAGATGGTAACAAACAACCAAGTGTTGTGATGCGAATGGTGTGGTTTAGTTGAATCGGATGAAGTGGAACTTTGTTTTATAAGGTGAGGGACAGAACAGAAGAGAGCGGTTTTTGTCTTTGTTGAAGGTTGTTTTCTGGTTCTTTGTGATATTCACCGGAGACACGCGCCGATAATGAAATTAGTCAATAAATAACACCTCTGTTGCCCTCACCAGCAAATTTAAAATTGCTCAGgttgttttataaataaataaaaatcttcaGGCTGCAAATATTCAAGGGATTAATTTAACTTATTGCGAATCACTAATTAAACTCATTGTTGTGCGAGTTGAAAAATATGTCAGATTTTTGATAAATTGACTTTCATTAATTAAtgcctttgtttttttcttctttgaactAGCTCACCGAGAAAATGACCTGAATTGGAAAATCACGTCTTTGAGGGGCGTGTCTCCTTCACGGGTGAGAGATGGAACTTCTTCTAACATGAatcatgtttaaaaatatacctttatttgcaataattaattttcttctttgtttgagcttttccatattttcttttctagagGCGCAGGATTATTATCTTAATTAAAGCTATTAAGAAATCGATTTAGACATTCAGTGAAATGCATATCGTAAAAGtcgaatcaaataaaaaaattgagtttaatCTTTATGGAAAAAATAAGCTATATATCAACATTGATCTTATTAAACAATGTTATACTATTATTTCATCATAAATCATATGAAAAGTTTATTTCTATTAGTGCGGGAGCCGGATTAACTTAAGCAAACCCATTAGAAGAGGCTTATTTTTAACCTCCGAACAAACAGCACGTGTGCTTTAACAGtgcatttaacatttttttaagtgcCTCTGGCAGTTAATGCCATATTTAGAAGATAGGAAGGAAGACTTTGTTACTAAATATTTGTcttacaatttaaaatttataaaatttgttaagtaaaattagattttttatttttttaagattttgttttaatgagtcaataattttttacgtTTGCTTTGATACCTTAGATTGGATTGGTTTTCGATGATCATATCCAAtggtcatattttgttgttgttgtctaaggagatttatgtttataattataTCTCTTTTCTCCTCTTTAAAAAAACACACGAGTAGAGAAcagtctgatttttttttttctctctaaaattttctctttcttctattatataaaaaaaaacttatttttgagaGCAAGAGCATTGAAATCCTTTTGCTATGCACAATCGGAACCAATGAGTTGTCGTATCTTGAGAGAAGACTGCAATCAAATTTTTCCACCAGTGCAGTGAAGATATTTTCTCTCTAAAGATAACATTTGCGCGCTTCAATCTAGACTAATTAATTCTTTcctgatttatatttttcttgtattaattgtatgatataatgcattgttgattcatgtgctgtcaattaaagttattttgctactgttattttgttatttaattcaagaccttgcattttttttcttatttatttctttcctttcattttttaatttgacgATGATGCTCTTAAGAATTATGCTCTTATGCACATATTCTTTGGGAGGGTCAAATTTATGAGTCTTTTTCCTCTGAACGAAAGTTATAGACTATGGTTTTTGTTTCgtatataaaagttttaaaaacaaGTAAATCATGGTGTCATCCCTCTAGGCTTTGTGTTCTTTATGAATAGTTTGTCAAAAAATGGTCTAAATTCCTCTATCTTGACATGATGGGGATTGGGAATTGCTTGTTGGGACCTTTGCgctaatattataaaacaattatattaattatgtattattaatgtgttttattttatgtagtcaaattaagtgagtctattaaataattaaataagataatatgaacctaaaaaaatatatgtcaaTGTTGATCCATTAAAAGATAATGAAAATCCTACTAGATTAACACGTAAGAAGGTTATGATCCAGAATCATcacatataatttttcttctcttcatttgagttaaatattatttaagttaagTATAATTATCATAGACGATAAAAAGAGTTATTAGATTCCTCCTTCatttgataaagataaaaaagagaggGCATATCCATGGGAGCCAAAAGGATTCAGATGAGGCATGTCTGCTACGGTAGATTGCGGAAAATTTCATGATTCTACACATGTTCGTGACATTCAAAAGTAGCATAAGGAACAATTCGTAGAAACAAGTGACAATGCTTGCCCAAGAAACTCAAAAGGAGCAGCCAAGTAAGGGTTCTTTCTTGCTCTTCTTCCCACTCCCATTCTTTTCGCACTCCTTTTCTTCCCTTAACACACCTaactttttttagaaatgaaaaaatctaAGTTATAATTTTGATTCCCCAGCTCTATAAATTTAGTGATTTTGGTTCtcctaaatatattattaacaaataattttaattaactgagttattacattaattataaattaattaaaaccattaattattaaaaaaattattaatcttatTTCTCTACATCactatcttcttcttcttagacACTTCTTCCACCTCATTTGTTGCATGCAACTCCACCAACAACAATCCCAGAttagaattaataatttttatttaatttataattaatttaatatctctAATAATCTATTAGGAAAACcatcaatttataaaactatgagaatcaaatgttacaactaaaaatcaaaaggaTCAAAAGAATGAATTTAGAAAACtaagaaaaccaaaattataatttagataGAGTAAAACGATTTTATAGTTGTTTGGTtaaacaaaagtttttttttatcttttacttgatTGAGTATAAttgtaaaaagtataaaataactcTTTTATCATCTATAATAATTATACTTAActtaaaaaatgtgtataaaataacataaattcatAAAGACATTTTGGTATCTTAAAATGCCATTTTTTACTACATTTATCCACTTTTGTAGTgattatgaaaatgatagatatgcatgttttataatttctacttctcttttttatctttaccaaatgaagaaagaatCTAATAACTCTATTATCgtctataataattatatttaacttaaataatatttacctaaatgaaatatatctatgatatagaaaaaaaataacagcttttattttctattcatcTAGCTTCCTTTCATCTAAACTCTAACATTCCAAATTGAGCCTTAAAAACTTCACCCTTTCACCCTCATAAGTCATAATGCACCCTCTCCCCGTTTATcaccattttcttttatcaCATCTTTTACTCTTgctttttgagaaaaataatgttCTTGGTCCATGAAAATGTAAAACATTATTACATCAAcactttaaaataaagaaattcaaaataaatccaTGAGATATCAAATGAGTCTCAAAACTTAACTATTTATAGTCTCTTTAATCTTCATACATATTCACATGATTTTATGAATTTTGGATTACGGTAATTGATGGATTGCACTTCCATAAGACGTTTTTTTTCAGAGACTAATGTGACGTCCTCACCATACTCTTTCAGGAACCTATGTGATGTTTTATCCCTCATTTTTCTCACTGTTTCCTTCTTTCCAGAGCCATATTGTGTCAtctcaatattatatttattgcaTGCTTGTTTTTGTCGTCTCAGTGAGCAccttttatttcataaatttaatagaAACTATTAGGATGTGTTTGTTTGTAGAAAAAGCAagtgaaaaagaagagaaatgaatAGTAAAATATGGTAGATTCACACTTTATActctaatttaattcaaaactctcatcttaatttactttcttttcattcctttttACTCTACCAAACGAACCCTTAGTTTCAGAAATATATTTCAACCTTTTAAGAACTAGTTTCTGGAGTGTATTTTTGGCAAGCTTAAATTTTCTTGCTTTTGAAtacttgaaaataatatatttatttgttatacaCCAGAAAAATTAGTttccataaaatatattttttcataaataaaaaaaaaatattgcattacaaaactaattttcataaaagatatttttattaaaataccaaaggaaaaaacaaatggagtgcaaagagtaaaaaatagtgaaaatagAATCCCAGGCCCAAAAAGAATCCAAACTCAGGAAGGGTGGGTGAGACAGGTGAATCCTACACATGTTATCTCAATCTTTTTCCAAgtgtttttttatacataaaatccATTCATTCGGTTTCGTTCCACTCCCCCCAATAGCCGCTATTCTACTCGCAAGCAAATCAGAACAAGAGAAGAGAATGGCAGGAGCAGAGGGGCTAAACAGAGAACAGTACGTGTACCTTGCGAAGCTGTCGGAGCAGGCGGAGCGGTACGAAGAGATGGTGGAGTTCATGCAGAAGGTGGTGGTGGGGTGGACGCCGGCGTCGGAGCTCACGGTGGAGGAGCGCAACCTCCTCTCGGTGGCCTACAAGAACGTGATCGGGTCTCTGCGTGCCGCGTGGCGCATCGTGTCCTCCATCGAACAGAAGGAGGAAGGGCGCAAGAACGACGACCACGTGTCCCTCGTGAAGCACTACAGATCCAA is a window encoding:
- the LOC100818441 gene encoding glucose-6-phosphate isomerase 1, chloroplastic, whose amino-acid sequence is MASLSGICSSSPTLKKFPNQSPSLTDPLRKDHVSFPARRADRTLSLAPPPRAVAREVSDGALAAMKKGLEKDPRALWRRYVDWLYQHKELGIYLDVSRVGFSDEFVKEMEPCFEAAFRAMEELEKGAIANPDEGRMVGHYWLRDPKRAPTAFLKTQIENTLDAVCKFANDVVSGKIKPPSSPEGRFTQILSVGIGGSALGPQFVAEALAPDNPPLKIRFVDNTDPAGIDHQIAQLGSELASTLVIVISKSGGTPETRNGLLEVQKAFREAGLNFPKQGVAITQENSLLDNTARIEGWLARFPMFDWVGGRTSEMSAVGLLPASLQGIDIREMLAGASLMDEANRSTVLRNNPAALLALCWYWATDGVGSKDMVILPYKDSLLLFSRYLQQLVMESLGKEFDLDGNRVNQGISVYGNKGSTDQHAYIQQLREGVHNFFVTFIEVLRDRPPGHDWELEPGVTCGDYLFGMLQGTRSALYANNRESITVTVQEVTPRTVGALIGLYERAVGIYASLVNINAYHQPGVEAGKKAAGEVLALQKRVLAVLNEASCKEPVEPLTLEEIADRCHAPEDIEMIYKIIAHMAANDRALIAEGSCGSPRSIKVFLGECNIDELYA